A section of the Paenibacillus aurantius genome encodes:
- a CDS encoding DeoR/GlpR family DNA-binding transcription regulator, whose product MLAAERLQKIVTLVNERGSIRVSELSELFEVTEETIRRDLDKLEGENKLARSHGGAVSIKESQPDVPFPVREATNAQEKIRIAEEAVQHVRPGDRIVLDASTTAWYMARFLPDFPLTVLTNSIKVAMELSAKEKIEVISTGGTLSSKTLSYIGPQAERALDPYHVNKAFLSSKGVHEQGISESSELHAIVKRKMVAIADRAFLLADYSKFGVQAFTRIAGWESLHTVITDSRTEESFLARLREKQVEVIRVGD is encoded by the coding sequence ATGCTGGCAGCGGAGAGGCTTCAGAAAATCGTCACCCTCGTCAACGAGAGAGGGAGCATCCGGGTATCCGAGCTCAGTGAGCTGTTCGAGGTGACGGAAGAAACGATCCGCCGGGATCTGGATAAGCTCGAAGGGGAGAACAAGCTGGCCCGCAGCCATGGAGGCGCGGTAAGCATCAAGGAAAGCCAGCCGGATGTTCCGTTTCCGGTCCGGGAAGCCACGAACGCCCAGGAGAAAATCCGGATTGCGGAGGAAGCCGTTCAGCACGTGCGGCCAGGCGACCGGATTGTTCTGGACGCAAGCACCACTGCTTGGTACATGGCCCGCTTCCTGCCGGACTTCCCTCTGACCGTCCTGACCAATTCCATCAAGGTGGCCATGGAGCTCAGCGCCAAGGAGAAGATCGAGGTGATCTCCACCGGAGGGACGCTTTCCTCCAAAACGCTCTCTTACATTGGCCCGCAGGCCGAGAGGGCGCTGGATCCTTATCACGTCAACAAAGCCTTTCTCTCCTCCAAAGGCGTTCATGAGCAGGGAATAAGCGAGAGCAGCGAGCTTCATGCCATCGTCAAAAGGAAGATGGTCGCCATTGCCGACCGGGCCTTCCTGCTCGCCGACTACAGCAAGTTCGGCGTTCAAGCCTTCACCCGGATCGCCGGCTGGGAGAGCCTTCACACGGTCATTACGGATTCCCGGACGGAAGAATCCTTCCTTGCCCGGCTGAGAGAGAAGCAGGTGGAAGTGATCCGGGTCGGAGATTGA
- the rhaI gene encoding L-rhamnose isomerase codes for MSDRAYQVFEEQQKARGIDLEKVKEKLKALKVETPSWGYGDSGTRFKVFKQQGVPRNPFEKFEDAAQVHKLTGICPSVAIHIPWDKTDDYDKLKEHAANLGVSIGAVNPNLFQEDEYIFGSVTNSDPAIRQKAEEHLLECVDIAKTVGSDVLSLWFADGTNYPGQADIRKRKHWMQESLTRMYRAMTPEMRMLIEYKFFEPAFYHTDLADWGMAFNLANKLGPQAEVLVDTGHHAQGTNVEHIVAYLLDEEKLGGFHFNSRKYADDDLIVGSVNPYELFLIFYQILDAEATGSEGVRNNAANIAYMIDQSHAIEPKIPAMLRSVLNVHTQYAKALLINLDEVKEAQDRQDVLGAEDAVRRAFEFDVAPLLRAVREEIGVPVDPMKTYLESGYGQSILSRGKGGASW; via the coding sequence ATGAGCGACCGCGCGTATCAGGTATTCGAGGAGCAGCAGAAGGCAAGAGGCATCGATTTGGAGAAGGTGAAGGAGAAGCTGAAGGCCTTGAAGGTAGAGACCCCCTCCTGGGGGTACGGGGATTCCGGAACCCGTTTCAAGGTGTTCAAGCAGCAGGGCGTGCCGCGGAATCCTTTTGAGAAGTTCGAGGACGCCGCCCAGGTCCATAAGCTGACGGGCATCTGCCCAAGCGTCGCCATCCACATTCCTTGGGACAAAACGGACGATTACGACAAGCTGAAGGAGCACGCGGCCAATCTGGGCGTGTCCATCGGGGCGGTCAACCCCAACCTCTTCCAGGAGGACGAATACATCTTCGGCAGTGTAACCAACTCCGACCCGGCCATTCGTCAGAAGGCGGAGGAGCATCTGCTCGAATGCGTGGATATTGCGAAGACCGTCGGCTCCGATGTGCTCAGCCTGTGGTTCGCCGACGGAACGAATTATCCGGGGCAGGCGGACATCCGCAAGCGCAAGCACTGGATGCAGGAATCCCTTACCCGCATGTACCGGGCCATGACGCCTGAGATGAGAATGCTCATCGAGTATAAGTTCTTCGAGCCGGCCTTCTATCATACCGATCTGGCGGATTGGGGAATGGCGTTCAATCTGGCGAACAAGCTAGGACCGCAGGCGGAGGTGCTGGTGGACACCGGCCACCATGCCCAGGGCACGAATGTCGAGCATATCGTGGCGTATCTGCTTGATGAGGAGAAGCTGGGCGGGTTCCACTTCAACTCCCGCAAATATGCGGACGACGACTTGATCGTCGGCTCCGTTAATCCTTATGAACTTTTCCTTATCTTCTACCAGATTCTGGATGCGGAAGCGACGGGTTCGGAGGGCGTCCGGAACAATGCCGCGAATATTGCCTACATGATCGACCAGAGTCATGCCATCGAGCCCAAAATTCCGGCCATGCTCCGTTCCGTGCTGAACGTTCATACCCAATATGCCAAGGCTCTGCTGATTAACCTGGACGAAGTGAAGGAAGCCCAGGACCGGCAGGACGTGCTGGGCGCCGAGGATGCGGTGCGCCGGGCTTTCGAATTCGATGTCGCTCCTCTGCTTAGGGCCGTTCGGGAAGAGATTGGCGTGCCGGTTGATCCCATGAAGACTTACCTGGAGAGCGGGTACGGCCAGAGCATCCTTTCCCGGGGTAAGGGAGGGGCCAGCTGGTGA
- a CDS encoding bifunctional aldolase/short-chain dehydrogenase — protein MPANLWDKDKANAVEKGLGELVYRSNLLGTDRSVANWGGGNTSMKTVEKDFRGRDVEVMWVKGSGSDLGTMKAGNFTGLRLEDIRPLMERESMSDEEMVAYLAHCMIDSRHPRASIETLLHAFLPFKHVDHTHPDAIISLCCADNGRQLADEIYGDRYVWVPYVRPGFTLSKMIAEGVRNNPKAELVLMEKHGLVTWGETSAESYQKTLEIIGEAERFIEARVNPEKLFGGARYQSLTPEQRRSLFAAILPVIRGEAGKDSRTILTYDDSDDVLAFVNGENSPKLSQVGAACPDHLVHTKMTPLFVEWDPSTGDVQALIEGIRQGMEKFKASYTEYFERNRNVGDKMFEPAPRVILIPGLGMVNTGKSHAMSRVSGALYHRAIAVMRGATALGEFVSLSENESYNVEYWPLELYKLTLAPKEAEFSRQTVFVTGGAGGIGSVTCRTFAAQGAHVVIADLNLEGAQKTAAEINEQFGEGRAVAVKMDVTDEAQVEEAFREAALAYGGVDILVNNAGLATSSPFDETSLKEWNLNMNVLGTGYFLVAREAFKQMKAQATGGSMVFVGSKNSVYAGKNASAYSTAKAAEAHLARCIAAEGGEFGIRVNTVLPDAILQGSQIWNSSWRNERAAAYGIEPDQLEEYYRKRTTLLVNIYPQDIADGIVYFASSKASKTTGCMLTIDGGVPAAFTR, from the coding sequence ATGCCGGCGAATTTGTGGGACAAGGATAAGGCCAACGCAGTAGAGAAAGGGCTGGGGGAGCTCGTTTACCGCTCCAACCTGCTCGGAACCGACCGGTCCGTAGCGAACTGGGGCGGAGGAAACACTTCCATGAAGACGGTGGAGAAGGATTTCCGCGGACGTGATGTCGAAGTCATGTGGGTAAAAGGAAGCGGTTCCGATCTTGGAACGATGAAGGCGGGGAACTTTACGGGGCTTCGCCTGGAGGACATCCGTCCCTTGATGGAGCGGGAGTCGATGTCGGACGAGGAGATGGTCGCGTATCTGGCACACTGCATGATCGATTCCCGCCATCCCCGCGCTTCGATCGAAACGCTGCTGCATGCCTTCCTGCCGTTTAAGCATGTGGACCATACTCATCCCGACGCCATCATCAGCCTTTGCTGTGCCGATAACGGCCGGCAGCTGGCGGACGAAATCTACGGCGACCGGTACGTCTGGGTGCCTTACGTGCGTCCCGGCTTTACCTTGTCCAAGATGATCGCCGAAGGGGTGCGGAACAACCCGAAGGCCGAGCTGGTGCTGATGGAGAAGCACGGGCTCGTCACCTGGGGGGAGACGTCCGCGGAAAGCTACCAGAAAACGCTCGAGATCATTGGTGAGGCGGAGCGCTTCATTGAGGCCCGGGTTAACCCGGAGAAGCTGTTCGGAGGAGCAAGGTACCAGTCCCTGACGCCCGAGCAGCGCCGCAGCCTTTTCGCCGCTATCCTCCCCGTCATCCGCGGGGAAGCCGGCAAGGACAGCCGGACGATTCTCACCTATGATGACTCCGACGACGTGCTGGCCTTCGTCAACGGGGAGAATTCCCCTAAGCTGTCCCAGGTAGGGGCGGCCTGTCCGGATCACCTCGTTCACACGAAGATGACACCGCTGTTCGTGGAGTGGGATCCGTCCACCGGCGATGTGCAAGCCCTGATCGAAGGCATCCGTCAAGGAATGGAGAAGTTTAAAGCGTCTTACACCGAATACTTCGAGCGCAACCGGAATGTTGGGGACAAGATGTTCGAGCCGGCTCCCCGCGTTATCCTGATCCCGGGTCTTGGAATGGTCAACACGGGCAAGAGCCACGCCATGTCGCGTGTAAGCGGAGCCCTCTACCACCGCGCCATTGCCGTTATGCGGGGAGCGACGGCACTTGGCGAATTCGTCTCGCTGTCCGAGAACGAGTCCTATAACGTGGAATATTGGCCGCTTGAGCTGTATAAGCTTACCCTCGCCCCTAAGGAAGCGGAATTCTCGCGTCAAACGGTGTTCGTCACCGGGGGAGCGGGCGGAATCGGCAGCGTTACGTGCCGGACCTTTGCCGCCCAGGGAGCCCACGTGGTCATCGCCGACCTTAACCTGGAAGGGGCACAGAAGACGGCCGCCGAAATCAACGAACAGTTTGGCGAAGGCCGGGCGGTTGCAGTTAAGATGGATGTGACGGACGAGGCCCAGGTGGAGGAGGCGTTCCGCGAAGCGGCGCTGGCCTACGGCGGCGTCGATATTCTCGTCAACAATGCCGGCCTTGCCACCTCCAGCCCATTTGACGAGACTTCCCTGAAGGAATGGAATCTGAATATGAACGTGCTCGGGACCGGCTATTTCCTCGTAGCCCGCGAAGCGTTCAAGCAGATGAAGGCCCAGGCCACCGGAGGCAGCATGGTATTCGTAGGCTCCAAAAATTCCGTCTATGCCGGCAAGAACGCTTCCGCTTACAGCACTGCCAAGGCGGCGGAGGCCCATCTGGCCCGCTGTATCGCGGCAGAGGGCGGGGAGTTCGGCATCCGCGTGAACACCGTGCTGCCGGACGCCATTCTTCAAGGCTCCCAGATCTGGAACTCCAGCTGGCGCAACGAGCGGGCGGCGGCTTACGGAATCGAGCCGGATCAGCTCGAAGAGTACTACCGCAAGAGAACCACGCTGCTCGTCAACATTTATCCGCAGGATATCGCCGACGGCATCGTGTATTTCGCTTCATCGAAAGCCTCCAAGACGACCGGCTGCATGCTGACGATCGACGGCGGCGTTCCGGCGGCTTTCACCCGGTAA
- the rhaB gene encoding rhamnulokinase, producing the protein MVTESSCVLAFDLGASSGRAMLGRLVNGTLSLTEIHRFPNDRVQAGGGVYWDILRLYHEIKLGIGKALREEPGILSLGIDSWAVDYGLIGPDGELLGNPYHYRDSRTDGCMEELGDLLGKDTIFGLTGIQFLPFNTIYQLYAARKTDSSSLKQASKLLMIPDLLRYFLTGEMKSEFTNASTTQLLNPASGEWELKLLEAIGLPASLFLPPVQPGTPAGTLQASVAEELGVPPLPVIAVAEHDTASAVAAVPAESEEFAYLSCGTWSLMGTELNRPVLTPQALEWNFTNEGGVNGTFRLLKNIMGLWLIQECRSAWEKEGDSRSFAELVQAAAQAKPFRSLIDPDHRMFIHPAHMPKQIQSFCRETGQPVPESKEEIIRCVMESLALQYRSVLQRTEELSGRSFNGLHMVGGGIHNTVLCQYTANAIGRPVWAGPAEGSAIGNAAVQLISLGKISGIQEARDIIRRSFPVDTYLPEEPAVWEEAYRRFAETIIN; encoded by the coding sequence CTGGTGACGGAATCGTCCTGTGTCCTGGCCTTTGACCTGGGGGCCAGCAGCGGCCGGGCCATGCTGGGCCGGTTGGTGAACGGTACCCTCAGCCTGACGGAGATCCACCGCTTCCCGAACGACCGGGTTCAAGCCGGCGGCGGGGTTTACTGGGATATTCTTCGGTTGTATCATGAAATCAAGCTAGGGATCGGGAAAGCTCTTCGGGAAGAGCCGGGGATCTTAAGCCTGGGCATCGATTCCTGGGCCGTGGACTACGGCCTGATCGGCCCGGACGGCGAGCTGCTCGGCAATCCTTACCATTACCGGGATTCCCGGACGGACGGCTGCATGGAAGAGCTGGGCGATCTTCTGGGGAAGGACACGATATTCGGTCTGACGGGGATTCAGTTTCTTCCTTTCAACACGATTTATCAGCTCTATGCCGCGAGAAAAACGGATTCCTCCTCTCTGAAGCAGGCGTCGAAGCTCCTGATGATTCCGGATCTGCTCCGGTATTTCCTGACCGGGGAGATGAAATCCGAATTCACGAACGCCTCCACCACCCAGCTGCTGAATCCGGCTAGCGGAGAATGGGAGCTGAAGCTGCTGGAGGCGATCGGGCTTCCGGCGAGCCTCTTCCTTCCTCCGGTTCAGCCGGGTACCCCAGCCGGTACGCTGCAGGCCTCCGTTGCGGAGGAGCTCGGCGTGCCGCCGCTTCCGGTCATTGCGGTAGCGGAGCACGATACGGCCTCCGCTGTTGCGGCCGTTCCGGCCGAGAGCGAGGAATTCGCTTACTTGAGCTGCGGGACCTGGTCCCTCATGGGCACCGAGCTAAACCGGCCGGTGCTTACCCCGCAGGCGCTCGAGTGGAACTTTACGAATGAGGGCGGCGTGAACGGCACCTTCCGCCTGCTCAAAAATATTATGGGGCTGTGGCTCATACAGGAATGCCGAAGCGCCTGGGAGAAGGAAGGGGACTCCCGTTCGTTCGCCGAGCTCGTGCAGGCGGCTGCGCAGGCAAAGCCTTTCCGGAGTCTGATAGACCCCGATCACCGGATGTTTATCCACCCGGCCCATATGCCCAAGCAGATCCAAAGCTTCTGCCGGGAGACGGGACAGCCGGTGCCCGAGTCGAAGGAAGAGATCATCCGCTGCGTCATGGAGAGCCTCGCTCTTCAATACCGTTCCGTGCTGCAGCGGACGGAGGAGCTGTCCGGCCGGAGCTTCAACGGCCTGCATATGGTGGGCGGAGGCATCCACAACACCGTATTGTGCCAATATACGGCCAACGCTATCGGCCGTCCCGTGTGGGCCGGTCCGGCGGAGGGCAGCGCCATCGGCAACGCGGCCGTCCAGCTGATCTCGCTTGGGAAAATAAGCGGGATCCAGGAAGCCCGGGACATCATCCGACGGTCCTTTCCCGTCGACACGTACTTGCCGGAGGAGCCGGCAGTCTGGGAGGAAGCTTACCGCCGGTTTGCCGAAACCATCATTAACTGA